DNA from Diabrotica virgifera virgifera chromosome 10, PGI_DIABVI_V3a:
CAGATCGGGCTTCGGAGCAAGACACATAAGCGATGTGATAGACAGATGTGTAAGGTGCGAGGCAAACAAACCCAGACCACTACTTCATGCAAAAAAAACAAGAGTGTTCTAATGCAGACTTTCAAATAACAATCTTAAAAAACCCTGAGACAGCTAAAAGATTTGCGGTAAGTCTCAAAGGTAAGCTAGAGGACTGTACAGATGGTATAGTGAAGATATTAATAACTATTGAAGGGAGGGTATATTGGAAGAGGTATCAACTGAAATGATCGGAAGAAACGAgcgtgaaaaaaaaattaacattggtACAATGAGGAATGTGCACAAGCAATGCAAAGAAAAAATGGAGCATTAATACAAAAGTAagtataattaagaaaaatacatTTAATGCTCTTAATATTTACCAAAATATTCACTCAATGCACTAAAGCAGCGGTGCTCAAACGGTCGATCACAATCGACCagtcgatcgccaaagtttttgaagtcgatcaCGATTCACAGAACGAATACACATGGGAAAGGTGGAGACTGCGCTAACTTGTGGATAATATGAAGTGCCATGCACTTCATGAAGTGCATTAACATCCATgtaaaattaagatgaaaaacatCTTTAATTACAACTCTCTGTAGTTATAACcttttatcaaatagaaatgtgaaataaagtattttattttcaaatttttttgctaatagcagtcgatcgctggacgcttgcagtttatgtggtagatcccatgcagtgtaagtctgagcaccactgcaCTAAAGGCTTAAgtaaatgtttaatttttaatgtgtttccAAACCTGATAAGCGCCAATTCAATGTCAATTTCCTCTTCGGTAGTTTCATCTTCCTCCAACATCTCTCTACACATCTTTTCACACTGCTTGAGTTTCTTTTCAGCCtctaaatagttttcatattcaATTAATAAACATGCTTTGTTATAACACTGTTCATAAGTGTTCTCAACAAATTCGTTAATTGTATCCATCTAAAACGAGAAAGATCTTTTTTAGAaaggaaatttttaaaaactacaGAGGGAAAATTATTCTTTTAGAACTAAATTAGTTGTTAGGTTAACTGGAGACCCATCTACCCAAAAAGCCTAACAAATATAATCCCAAAAAACAGAACCAACAGGAATATTAAAGTAATTTGCACATATTATGTAATATATAACCAGcagataaatatttaaaaaatcaatataataaaTGTGGTACATACCGCATTTTCATTCTTCAGATGAACCATTGCAGCACTCAAATTGGTGTACCGttcatcatcataatcatcatcatgCATATTTTTAATGATGTCTCTGTATATAGAGACAGAATTATCATATTGTTCAAGTCTGTACAAAATCTGAGCTTTCAATTCCTTGCAACGGAAATCCAGTTCATTCTCACTTAATTCAATTGTTTTTAAAGCTTCTTCTGGTTTATTAACACGATAGTAACTATAAGCTTTTTCAAATATTACTTCCCTGGAAAAATTTAACATAATATGATtaactaaataataaatattaaccttttatgaaaaaaaggtggAGAGATAAATCAACAAAGGaccaaaattgcttaaaaaaacAATCATAAACCACAGACTCATAAACTTACTGTAAAAATTGTGGATTTTTGTTCATCAAAGAAATGGCTTCCTCAAAACGTGATAGGTGAATAAGACACACCATTTTACActggaaagctaaaaattcaTGTGGAGCCACACCCAGAACTAAAACAAAAAGTATATATTTCCATATGCAACCATTGAGTGCTATAACACTATAATCTAAAAATGCAAATTATTTATTCTTAAGTCTATCTGTTTGCAACTGGCAATTCATTACAAATGTAAATCTTCAAATAGAGGTTAATGGTTTGTTCCGTTTTACACTTATTTTTGTTTGTACAAATACGTTTGTATGTCGACACTCAAATATAAGCCTACCAATTCATCCAAAACCTATTTTATATGTAACCGTCGCCCAGAG
Protein-coding regions in this window:
- the LOC126893291 gene encoding signal recognition particle subunit SRP72-like; its protein translation is MAEKTIKDKTITSLYAELNKFNQNGEYERSLKTSNKILGVAPHEFLAFQCKMVCLIHLSRFEEAISLMNKNPQFLQEVIFEKAYSYYRVNKPEEALKTIELSENELDFRCKELKAQILYRLEQYDNSVSIYRDIIKNMHDDDYDDERYTNLSAAMVHLKNENAMDTINEFVENTYEQCYNKACLLIEYENYLEAEKKLKQCEKMCREMLEEDETTEEEIDIELALIRFGNTLKIKHLLKPLVQWCSDLHCMGSTT